One part of the Acidimicrobiales bacterium genome encodes these proteins:
- a CDS encoding geranylgeranyl reductase family protein, which yields MSSTRSPSSEHRDVLVIGAGPAGAAAAYWLATAGRDVAFVERKAFPRDKSCGDGLTPRAVKQVQDMGLEPVIAKYHRCQGLRALGHGMTLELPWPEHSEFPNYGYVVKRWDLDEAVARHAARAGAVLHEATEAVAPLLEGGLVRGAVVKDKRSGEQREIRARYVVVADGANSRFGRALGTNRNRAYPMGLAIRAYYESPMAADPWIESSLDVRDRAGNSLPGYGWIFPLGDGTINVGIGLLSTFRDYKSVNTTKLMNEWVATCRPEWGIRDAEPLGPMLGGRLPMAGSVTPNAGPNWLVTGDAAGSINPFNGEGIDYAYETSRIAAELIDEALGTGDGLELARYPAILEERYGLYFKVARLFMNLMGNPALMRELTRVGMYSKTLMEWVLAIMANVLEPDEIGAAEAVYRTVATLARVIPEPLAS from the coding sequence GTGTCTTCGACCCGCAGCCCGTCCTCGGAGCACCGCGACGTCCTGGTGATCGGCGCCGGGCCCGCCGGTGCCGCTGCGGCCTACTGGCTCGCGACGGCCGGCCGTGACGTCGCCTTCGTCGAACGCAAGGCGTTCCCCCGTGACAAGTCGTGCGGCGACGGCCTCACTCCGAGGGCCGTGAAGCAGGTCCAGGACATGGGCCTCGAACCGGTCATCGCCAAGTACCACCGGTGCCAGGGCTTGCGGGCCCTCGGCCACGGGATGACGCTCGAGCTGCCGTGGCCGGAGCACTCCGAGTTCCCGAACTATGGCTACGTCGTGAAGCGGTGGGACCTCGATGAGGCGGTGGCCCGCCACGCGGCCCGCGCCGGTGCCGTCTTGCACGAGGCGACCGAAGCCGTGGCCCCCCTCTTGGAAGGAGGGCTCGTTCGCGGCGCGGTGGTGAAGGACAAGCGCAGTGGCGAGCAGCGCGAGATCAGAGCCCGCTACGTGGTGGTGGCCGACGGGGCGAACTCGCGGTTCGGGCGGGCGCTCGGCACCAACCGCAACCGCGCGTACCCGATGGGCCTTGCCATCCGTGCCTACTACGAGAGCCCGATGGCGGCCGACCCGTGGATCGAGAGCTCGCTCGACGTGCGCGACCGGGCCGGCAACTCACTGCCGGGCTATGGCTGGATCTTCCCGCTGGGCGACGGAACCATCAACGTCGGCATCGGGCTGCTGTCGACGTTTCGCGACTACAAGAGCGTGAACACCACGAAGTTGATGAACGAGTGGGTGGCCACGTGCCGGCCCGAGTGGGGCATCCGCGATGCCGAGCCGCTCGGCCCCATGCTCGGCGGCCGGCTCCCGATGGCCGGGTCGGTCACCCCCAACGCCGGACCCAACTGGTTGGTGACGGGCGACGCCGCCGGTTCGATCAACCCGTTCAACGGTGAGGGCATCGATTACGCATACGAGACGTCGCGCATCGCGGCCGAGCTGATCGACGAAGCGCTCGGGACCGGTGACGGTCTCGAGCTCGCTCGCTACCCCGCGATCCTCGAGGAGCGCTACGGGCTGTACTTCAAAGTCGCCCGCCTCTTCATGAACCTGATGGGCAACCCGGCGCTGATGCGGGAGCTCACGCGTGTCGGCATGTACTCCAAGACGCTCATGGAGTGGGTGCTGGCGATCATGGCCAACGTGCTCGAGCCCGACGAGATCGGCGCAGCAGAGGCGGTGTACCGCACTGTCGCGACGTTGGCGAGGGTCATCCCCGAGCCACTCGCGAGCTGA
- a CDS encoding cytochrome c, which yields MTETPDDNTDEAADEAAGEPTATTDSGAAVGGDEHGEADAGGDTPAPAAAGVPTARPATGARAPQGPHDPIVAAHHDTLAVAIAKTRKRPPFWAMLALVALPVWGLLYLNAMTKPSAGNNDPLVAGGALYQTNCSSCHGATGGGVSGPVLNGGAVVKAFPNYKDHLDWVHKGAKGYVAEGKTTVGANKLPLDPSGAGMPGFAGTLTDQQIAQIVYFERVQFGNEAPNADLLALATGGAGGATGGK from the coding sequence GTGACCGAGACACCCGACGACAACACCGACGAAGCGGCGGACGAAGCGGCTGGTGAGCCGACCGCGACCACCGACAGCGGAGCCGCGGTCGGCGGCGACGAGCACGGCGAAGCCGACGCCGGCGGCGACACGCCGGCACCCGCCGCGGCTGGCGTGCCGACGGCCCGCCCTGCAACTGGCGCGCGGGCACCGCAAGGACCGCACGACCCGATCGTCGCCGCACACCACGACACGCTCGCGGTGGCCATCGCCAAGACCCGCAAGCGCCCACCGTTTTGGGCGATGCTCGCGCTCGTCGCGCTGCCCGTGTGGGGGCTGCTGTACCTGAACGCGATGACCAAGCCCAGCGCCGGCAACAACGACCCGCTCGTCGCCGGCGGCGCCCTGTACCAGACCAACTGCTCGAGCTGCCACGGCGCGACCGGCGGTGGCGTCAGCGGACCGGTGCTCAACGGCGGCGCGGTGGTCAAGGCATTCCCGAACTACAAGGACCACCTCGACTGGGTGCACAAGGGCGCCAAGGGCTATGTCGCCGAAGGCAAGACCACCGTCGGTGCCAACAAGCTTCCGCTCGACCCCAGCGGTGCCGGCATGCCGGGCTTCGCCGGCACGCTCACCGATCAGCAGATCGCCCAGATCGTGTACTTCGAGCGGGTCCAGTTCGGCAACGAAGCTCCCAACGCGGATCTGCTCGCGCTGGCCACCGGGGGCGCCGGCGGCGCGACCGGGGGCAAGTAG
- the extP gene encoding selenite/tellurite reduction operon b-type cytochrome ExtP, protein MANTMENKGGGPAEQFEQVKNRVQSSQAWNSIFRPGSIFRKGYQDSPRNRSYVIMNSLLYHLHPVKVKRHAVRVSYTLCLGGISFFLFILLTVTGIFLMFFYKPTTAQAWNSIYQLRTSVTFGLLVRNMHRWCAHLMVLSVFLHMARVFYHGAYKPPREFNWVIGCVLLLLTLLLSFTGYLLPWDQLSLWAVTVGANMAGYTPVFGSNVQFVLLGGNVIGSNTLIRWYVLHVLALPFVIVIFMAVHFWRVRKDGGISGPL, encoded by the coding sequence GTGGCGAACACCATGGAGAACAAGGGCGGTGGGCCCGCCGAGCAGTTCGAGCAGGTGAAGAACCGGGTCCAGAGCAGCCAGGCATGGAACTCGATCTTCCGGCCCGGTTCGATCTTCCGAAAGGGCTATCAGGACAGCCCTCGGAACCGCTCGTACGTCATCATGAACAGCCTGCTGTACCACCTGCACCCGGTGAAGGTGAAGCGGCACGCGGTGCGAGTGAGCTACACGCTCTGCCTGGGCGGGATCAGCTTCTTCTTGTTCATCTTGTTGACCGTCACGGGCATCTTCTTGATGTTCTTCTACAAGCCGACCACGGCGCAGGCATGGAACTCGATCTACCAGCTGCGCACGTCGGTGACGTTCGGTCTGCTCGTGCGGAACATGCATCGATGGTGCGCGCACCTCATGGTGCTGTCCGTCTTCTTGCACATGGCCCGGGTCTTCTACCACGGCGCGTACAAACCGCCTCGTGAGTTCAACTGGGTCATCGGGTGCGTCCTGTTGCTGCTCACGTTGCTGCTCTCGTTCACCGGCTACCTGCTGCCGTGGGACCAGCTGTCGCTGTGGGCGGTCACGGTGGGCGCAAACATGGCCGGCTACACCCCGGTGTTCGGCAGCAACGTCCAGTTCGTCTTGCTCGGCGGAAACGTCATCGGATCCAACACGCTGATCCGTTGGTACGTGCTCCATGTGTTGGCGTTGCCGTTCGTGATCGTGATCTTCATGGCCGTGCACTTCTGGCGGGTCCGCAAGGATGGTGGGATCAGTGGGCCGCTGTAG
- a CDS encoding menaquinol-cytochrome c reductase cytochrome b subunit, with protein sequence MSDIPPELLRRAEAARRAAATNGNGSAGGGGTATAVLDRPPLDDRLADVIRQGSIQQLRAQPTDKVNVWPHLLIVEFVAALTVLAFVTIFSIFVNAPLEELANPNKTPNPEKAPWYFIGLQELLTYANPMVSGVLMPGILLTALILTPYVDQNPSHRPEDRKYAVSVYTVFLMTWATLVILGALFRGPGFNFVLPWRDGVFFTL encoded by the coding sequence ATGAGCGACATCCCCCCGGAGCTCCTGCGACGGGCGGAGGCGGCGCGACGGGCGGCCGCCACGAACGGCAACGGGTCCGCCGGCGGCGGCGGCACCGCAACTGCGGTGCTCGACCGTCCTCCGCTCGACGATCGCCTCGCCGACGTGATCCGTCAGGGCTCGATCCAACAGCTGCGTGCGCAGCCGACCGACAAGGTCAACGTCTGGCCGCACCTGTTGATCGTCGAGTTCGTGGCTGCCCTCACCGTCTTGGCGTTCGTCACGATCTTTTCGATCTTCGTGAACGCACCGCTCGAGGAGCTGGCGAACCCGAACAAGACGCCGAACCCCGAGAAGGCGCCGTGGTACTTCATCGGGCTGCAGGAGCTTCTGACGTACGCCAACCCGATGGTGTCCGGCGTGTTGATGCCCGGCATCTTGTTGACTGCCCTGATCCTCACCCCGTACGTGGACCAGAACCCGAGCCACCGACCCGAGGACCGCAAGTACGCGGTGTCCGTCTACACGGTGTTCCTCATGACATGGGCGACGCTCGTGATCCTCGGTGCCTTGTTCCGTGGTCCGGGGTTCAACTTCGTGCTGCCGTGGCGTGACGGCGTGTTCTTCACCCTCTAG
- a CDS encoding Rieske 2Fe-2S domain-containing protein, with translation MTILIAIIVLVVALLAAVVIFAVVGRRQTDKAVGRLTLETRRRDKQARAAERKAATRALAGVDGADVPAPWTPPDERAVGMARRQFLNRGMVTLFATGLAVFGAGILEFLWPQGGGGFGSKISVGKISDILANIDKNNGFYYVPEGKMWLTRYPSYALTKAKAVYVPAELTAMEAGVTVLYQKCPHLGCRVPQCLTSKWFECPCHGSQYNQVGEKKGGPAPRGMDRFASEVSGGSLTVDTGTVILGPPIGTDTTGQEAEGPHCV, from the coding sequence GTGACCATCCTCATCGCCATCATCGTGCTGGTCGTCGCTTTGCTGGCGGCCGTCGTGATCTTCGCTGTCGTGGGACGGCGCCAGACCGACAAGGCGGTCGGTCGCCTGACGCTGGAGACCAGGCGGCGCGACAAGCAGGCCCGGGCCGCGGAGCGCAAGGCCGCAACGCGGGCGCTCGCGGGTGTCGACGGCGCCGACGTCCCGGCCCCGTGGACGCCGCCTGACGAGCGCGCGGTCGGAATGGCCCGCCGGCAGTTCCTGAACCGGGGCATGGTCACCCTGTTCGCCACCGGACTCGCGGTGTTCGGCGCCGGCATCCTCGAGTTCCTCTGGCCGCAAGGCGGCGGCGGCTTCGGCTCGAAGATCAGCGTGGGGAAGATCTCCGACATCCTCGCCAACATCGACAAGAACAACGGCTTCTACTACGTGCCCGAGGGAAAGATGTGGCTGACCCGCTACCCCTCGTACGCGTTGACCAAGGCCAAGGCGGTGTACGTCCCCGCCGAGCTCACCGCGATGGAAGCGGGCGTGACGGTGCTGTACCAGAAGTGTCCTCACCTCGGTTGCCGCGTGCCGCAGTGCCTGACCTCGAAGTGGTTCGAGTGCCCGTGCCACGGCTCGCAGTACAACCAGGTGGGGGAAAAGAAGGGTGGTCCGGCACCTCGGGGCATGGACCGCTTCGCGTCCGAGGTGAGCGGTGGCTCGCTCACCGTCGACACGGGCACGGTGATCCTCGGTCCACCGATCGGCACCGACACCACCGGCCAGGAGGCAGAGGGTCCTCACTGTGTCTGA
- a CDS encoding NADH-quinone oxidoreductase subunit A: MGQYLPILTLTVLVLLFVVFSFAASQILAPKRPTDAKEAPYECGIVPTEEPPERFPVRFYLVAMIFIVFDVEIIFIYPYVTSYRELGAYGLIDMIVFSVAVFAAFIFLLANGALDWGPIKHLRRGGDQVSVGRTAATTIKRVGLEGRDEEVAA, translated from the coding sequence ATGGGTCAATACCTTCCGATCCTGACCCTCACCGTGCTGGTGCTGCTGTTCGTGGTGTTCAGCTTCGCGGCGTCGCAGATCCTGGCGCCCAAGCGACCCACTGACGCCAAAGAAGCGCCGTACGAGTGCGGCATCGTCCCCACCGAGGAGCCGCCCGAGCGCTTCCCGGTGCGCTTCTACCTGGTGGCCATGATCTTCATCGTCTTCGACGTGGAGATCATCTTCATCTATCCGTATGTCACGTCGTATCGCGAGCTCGGGGCGTACGGCCTGATCGACATGATCGTGTTCTCCGTGGCGGTGTTCGCGGCGTTCATCTTCTTGTTGGCCAACGGCGCGCTCGACTGGGGCCCGATCAAGCACCTGCGGCGTGGCGGCGACCAAGTGTCGGTGGGCCGCACCGCGGCCACCACGATCAAGCGGGTCGGCCTCGAAGGACGCGACGAGGAGGTGGCTGCCTGA
- a CDS encoding NADH-quinone oxidoreductase subunit B family protein — MGLIGDIKDDGLAGIPHNFLTGKLEDFVRYCRYRSCWGATFGLACCAIEMMGTGASHYDLARFGMEVFRASPRQADLMIVAGRVSQKMAPVLRQVYDQMMEPKWVISMGVCASTGGMFNNYAIVQGVDQVVPVDVYAPGCPPGPETLTHAIVTLHGLIRNGEILRRREATGAGAGVMIEQVDGQRAPSAGVPVAVGR; from the coding sequence ATGGGACTCATCGGCGACATCAAAGACGACGGCTTGGCGGGGATCCCGCACAACTTCCTCACCGGCAAACTCGAGGATTTCGTCCGCTACTGCCGCTACCGCAGCTGCTGGGGTGCGACGTTCGGGCTCGCGTGTTGCGCGATCGAGATGATGGGCACCGGCGCTTCGCACTACGACCTCGCCCGCTTCGGGATGGAGGTCTTCCGGGCCTCGCCGCGCCAGGCCGACCTCATGATCGTGGCTGGCCGCGTCTCGCAGAAGATGGCCCCGGTGCTGCGCCAGGTCTACGACCAGATGATGGAGCCCAAGTGGGTCATCTCGATGGGCGTCTGCGCCAGCACCGGCGGCATGTTCAACAACTACGCGATCGTCCAGGGCGTCGACCAGGTGGTGCCGGTCGATGTGTACGCCCCCGGCTGCCCGCCCGGCCCCGAGACGCTCACGCACGCGATCGTCACCTTGCACGGCCTGATCCGCAACGGTGAGATCTTGCGGCGCCGTGAGGCCACCGGTGCGGGCGCGGGCGTCATGATCGAGCAGGTCGACGGCCAACGCGCCCCGAGCGCCGGTGTCCCGGTGGCGGTGGGTCGCTGA
- a CDS encoding NADH-quinone oxidoreductase subunit C, giving the protein MSDETTVGDAAEAPVVAEGETFHGHPVTYSRGQRTVHVPREDLVALVTAIGDEGWVQLLDVTAVDYLGYEAPRDLPAGVTGARFELLVTLISHQERQRIRLRIQVPADDCVVDSLVPLHPGAESLEREVFDMFGIRFEGHPDLTRILMPEDWEGHPLRKDYPLGRIPVQFKGAPSR; this is encoded by the coding sequence ATGAGCGACGAGACGACCGTCGGCGACGCCGCCGAGGCCCCGGTGGTGGCGGAGGGGGAGACCTTCCACGGTCACCCGGTCACGTACAGCCGTGGCCAGCGGACTGTTCACGTCCCTCGTGAAGATCTCGTGGCACTCGTGACGGCCATCGGCGACGAGGGTTGGGTGCAACTGCTCGACGTGACCGCGGTCGACTACCTCGGCTACGAGGCACCGCGGGATCTGCCGGCCGGTGTGACGGGCGCCCGCTTCGAGCTGCTCGTGACGCTCATCTCGCACCAGGAGCGCCAGCGGATCCGGCTTCGAATCCAAGTACCGGCGGACGACTGCGTCGTCGACTCACTCGTGCCGCTCCACCCTGGTGCCGAATCGCTCGAACGCGAGGTGTTCGACATGTTCGGCATCCGCTTCGAGGGCCACCCCGACCTCACCCGGATCCTCATGCCAGAGGATTGGGAGGGCCACCCACTTCGCAAGGACTATCCGTTGGGTCGCATCCCCGTGCAGTTCAAGGGGGCTCCATCACGATGA
- a CDS encoding NADH-quinone oxidoreductase subunit D, with amino-acid sequence MTTHVHDQDQDQDQRDDLGGADAEVPEHLRHDLFGLDESTLRLSSQTDEGAQTMQPRRAGGPDVLREQGCVLRMSEAEAQRLAEREPSEEETTIINMGPQHPSTHGVLRLMLELDGESVLRTKPVIGYLHTGMERTGEELTYVQGCTNVTRMDYLAPMFNELVYCTAAEQLLELELPERAIWIRMLLCEVQRVASHLMFLATNGMDLGAVSMMLYGWREREEVLRWLEMVTGLRMNHNFIRVGGTAADLPDGWQRPLETLLTTIPKRLVEYDTLMTNQPIWRERLQGVGSITTEEALALGATGPILRSTGYAWDLRKDMPYLKYDQVEFDVVVGTYGDCFDRYAIRLNEVRESLRIIEQIIDLMPKGDYRIQDRKVTPPPRARIDESMEALIHHFKIFTEGFKVPPGETYAAIESPRGEIGCYMASDGSARPWRMHIREPSFVNLQCLPHMMRGGLVADAVAIVSSIDPILGGVDR; translated from the coding sequence ATGACCACCCACGTCCACGACCAAGACCAAGACCAAGACCAACGAGACGACCTCGGGGGGGCGGACGCCGAGGTGCCGGAGCACCTGCGCCACGACCTCTTCGGTCTCGACGAGTCCACGTTGCGCCTGTCGTCGCAGACCGACGAAGGCGCGCAGACCATGCAGCCGCGTCGCGCGGGTGGCCCCGATGTGTTGCGCGAGCAGGGCTGCGTCCTGCGCATGTCGGAGGCAGAGGCGCAGCGCCTCGCGGAGCGAGAGCCCTCCGAAGAAGAGACCACGATCATCAACATGGGACCGCAACACCCGTCCACGCACGGGGTGCTGCGGCTCATGCTCGAGCTCGACGGCGAGTCCGTGCTGCGCACGAAGCCGGTCATCGGCTACCTGCACACGGGCATGGAGCGCACGGGCGAGGAGCTGACGTACGTCCAGGGGTGCACCAACGTCACCCGCATGGACTACCTCGCCCCGATGTTCAACGAGCTCGTCTACTGCACCGCTGCAGAGCAGCTCCTCGAGCTCGAACTGCCCGAGCGGGCGATCTGGATCCGCATGCTGCTGTGCGAGGTGCAGCGGGTGGCCAGCCACCTCATGTTCCTCGCCACCAACGGCATGGACCTCGGTGCGGTGTCGATGATGTTGTACGGCTGGCGCGAGCGCGAGGAAGTGCTGCGCTGGCTCGAGATGGTCACCGGCCTGCGGATGAACCACAACTTCATCCGCGTCGGCGGCACGGCGGCCGACCTTCCTGATGGCTGGCAAAGGCCGCTCGAGACGTTGCTCACCACCATCCCGAAGCGGTTGGTCGAATACGACACGCTGATGACCAACCAGCCGATCTGGCGCGAGCGTCTCCAAGGCGTCGGCTCGATCACCACCGAGGAAGCGCTGGCGCTCGGTGCCACCGGCCCGATCCTGCGGTCCACCGGCTACGCGTGGGACCTCCGCAAGGACATGCCGTACCTCAAGTACGACCAAGTCGAGTTCGACGTCGTCGTCGGCACGTACGGCGACTGCTTCGACCGGTACGCCATCCGGCTCAACGAGGTGCGCGAGTCGCTGCGGATCATCGAGCAGATCATCGACCTCATGCCCAAAGGCGACTACAGGATCCAAGACCGCAAAGTCACGCCGCCGCCTCGTGCACGCATCGACGAGTCGATGGAAGCGCTGATCCACCACTTCAAGATCTTCACCGAAGGTTTCAAGGTGCCGCCGGGCGAGACGTACGCCGCCATCGAGTCGCCGCGCGGCGAGATCGGTTGCTACATGGCGAGCGACGGATCCGCCCGTCCGTGGCGCATGCACATCCGCGAGCCCAGCTTCGTGAACCTCCAATGCCTGCCCCACATGATGCGGGGAGGTCTGGTGGCTGACGCGGTCGCGATCGTGTCGTCGATCGACCCCATCCTCGGAGGCGTCGATCGGTGA
- a CDS encoding NAD(P)H-dependent oxidoreductase subunit E, producing the protein MPRLTPENTELAKEIIGRYPRPKSALIPLLHLAQEQDGYVADDAMEHLAELVGVTPAEVIGTCSFYEMFKREPVGHYLVNICHGIACHIMGADELIAHAEEKLGVKAGGTTPDGKITLEHAECQAACTEAPCLQVNYRFGYKVSFDDFDQLVDDLRAGKLDDQIPPHGTLARREFRQHIPADRAAGNAMPDQNIVPAWIARTADAEGAS; encoded by the coding sequence GTGCCGAGACTGACCCCTGAAAACACCGAGCTGGCCAAGGAGATCATCGGGCGGTACCCACGCCCGAAGTCGGCCTTGATCCCGTTGCTCCACCTCGCGCAAGAGCAAGACGGCTACGTCGCCGACGACGCGATGGAGCACCTCGCCGAGTTGGTGGGCGTCACACCCGCCGAGGTGATCGGCACCTGCAGCTTCTACGAGATGTTCAAACGTGAGCCCGTCGGCCACTACCTCGTGAACATCTGCCACGGCATCGCCTGCCACATCATGGGTGCCGACGAGCTGATCGCACACGCGGAGGAGAAGCTCGGCGTGAAGGCCGGTGGCACGACGCCCGACGGCAAGATCACGCTCGAGCACGCAGAGTGCCAAGCCGCCTGTACCGAAGCCCCGTGCCTCCAGGTCAACTACCGCTTCGGCTACAAGGTGAGCTTCGACGACTTCGACCAGCTCGTCGACGATCTGCGCGCCGGCAAGCTCGACGACCAGATCCCGCCGCACGGCACCCTTGCCCGCCGCGAGTTCCGCCAGCACATCCCGGCCGACCGCGCGGCAGGCAACGCAATGCCCGACCAGAACATCGTGCCGGCGTGGATCGCCCGCACCGCCGACGCCGAGGGAGCCAGCTGA
- the nuoF gene encoding NADH-quinone oxidoreductase subunit NuoF: MAVTDAPKIVTGRLAQYDDAHTIARYEATGGYQGLRKALATTPQAVHQEVKDASLLGRGGAGFPAGTKWGFCPPGVYPRYLVVNGDESEPGTYKDRILMERDPHQLIEGILIACYAIGCSQAFLYCRGEMAFAHERLGEALNEAYAAGYVGKNILGTDFSIDIALHWGAGAYIVGEETALIESLEGNRGMPRLKPPFFPAAKGVYMQPTVVNNVETLANLNWIMVNGGKAFAEYGAEASRGTRMFAVSGHVKRPGVYEVEFGVTTFRDLLYAPVYCGGIRGDRQLKAFIPGGASAPWLFEEHLDLPLEAGAVGKAGSMLGSGAIVVMDETTDMVKAALNLVRFFARESCGKCTPCREGTTWLETILQRIVDGHGRPQDLDLLLDVSDNISPGLVWPPKQTTICPLGQSATPCIAGAITRFRDEFEAKIGAPAPVTVKVGGAAYLPPPSSNGTATASEETAGV, translated from the coding sequence ATGGCCGTGACCGACGCGCCGAAGATCGTCACCGGACGCCTCGCGCAGTACGACGACGCCCACACGATCGCCCGCTACGAAGCCACCGGCGGTTACCAGGGCCTGCGCAAGGCGCTGGCGACCACCCCGCAGGCCGTGCACCAGGAAGTCAAAGACGCCAGCCTGCTCGGGCGCGGCGGCGCCGGATTCCCCGCCGGCACCAAGTGGGGCTTTTGCCCGCCGGGCGTCTACCCGCGCTACCTGGTGGTGAACGGCGACGAATCCGAACCGGGCACGTACAAGGACCGCATCCTCATGGAGCGCGATCCGCACCAGCTCATCGAAGGCATCTTGATCGCCTGCTATGCGATCGGCTGCTCGCAGGCGTTCTTGTACTGCCGTGGTGAGATGGCCTTCGCCCACGAGCGGTTGGGCGAGGCGCTCAACGAGGCGTACGCGGCCGGCTACGTCGGCAAGAACATCCTCGGCACCGACTTCTCCATCGACATCGCCTTGCACTGGGGTGCCGGCGCCTACATCGTCGGTGAAGAGACCGCGCTGATCGAGTCGCTCGAAGGCAACCGCGGCATGCCGCGACTCAAGCCGCCGTTCTTCCCGGCCGCCAAGGGCGTCTACATGCAGCCCACCGTGGTCAACAACGTCGAGACGTTGGCCAACCTCAACTGGATCATGGTCAACGGCGGCAAGGCGTTCGCCGAGTACGGCGCCGAAGCGTCACGGGGCACCCGGATGTTCGCAGTGTCCGGCCACGTCAAGCGACCGGGCGTTTACGAGGTCGAGTTCGGCGTCACGACGTTCCGCGACCTGCTGTACGCCCCGGTGTACTGCGGCGGCATCCGCGGCGACCGCCAGCTCAAGGCCTTCATCCCCGGCGGGGCGTCGGCGCCGTGGCTCTTCGAGGAGCACCTCGACCTGCCGCTCGAAGCCGGCGCGGTCGGCAAGGCAGGGTCGATGTTGGGTTCGGGCGCCATCGTGGTGATGGACGAGACCACCGACATGGTCAAAGCCGCGCTGAACCTGGTGCGGTTCTTCGCCCGGGAGTCGTGTGGCAAGTGCACGCCCTGCCGGGAGGGGACCACCTGGCTCGAGACCATCCTGCAGCGGATCGTCGACGGCCACGGTCGCCCGCAGGACCTCGATCTGCTGCTCGACGTGTCCGACAACATCAGCCCCGGGCTGGTGTGGCCGCCCAAGCAGACCACGATCTGCCCGCTGGGGCAGTCGGCCACGCCGTGCATCGCCGGTGCGATCACCCGCTTCCGCGACGAGTTCGAGGCAAAGATCGGCGCCCCGGCTCCTGTCACGGTGAAGGTGGGCGGCGCGGCGTACCTGCCACCGCCGAGCTCGAACGGCACCGCCACAGCATCTGAGGAGACGGCCGGTGTCTGA